A single genomic interval of Sander lucioperca isolate FBNREF2018 chromosome 9, SLUC_FBN_1.2, whole genome shotgun sequence harbors:
- the LOC116037265 gene encoding BTB/POZ domain-containing protein 2, with translation MKCVVYAYSRFKMAAGDNSGRPPCLNFSSPGPLGNSQPSNSVFSMPASNGGAVGTAGGAQGAARRPNPQMGPGGGDSNGVSSGAPPTAQNSLQQSAAAGAAAAGVMATPASNMATNPASNASASAAPTATPAAASVLVYREPVYNWQATKSTVKERFAFLFNNEVLSDVHFLVGKGMGVQRIPAHRFVLAVGSAVFDAMFNGGMATTSTEIELPDVEPAAFLALLKFLYSDEVQIGPETVMTTLYTAKKYAVPALEAHCVEFLKKNLRADNAFMLLTQARLFDEPQLASLCLENIDKNTGDALAAEGFTDIDLDTLVAVLERDTLGVREVRLFGAAVRWAEAEAHRQQLQPTPENKRKVLGKALTLIRFPLMTIEEFAAGPAQSSILTDREVVSLFLHFTVNPKPRVEFIDRPRCCLRGKECSITRFGQVESRWGYSGTSDRIRFSVNRRIFVVGFGLYGSIHGPTDYQVNIQIIHTDSNTVLGQNDTGFSCDGSANTFRVMFKEPVEILPNVNYTACATLKGPDSHYGTKGMRKVTHESSSTGTKTCFTFCYAAGNNNGTSVEDGQIPEVIFYT, from the exons ATGAAGTGTGTTGTTTACGCCTACTCTCGGTTCAAGATGGCTGCTGGAGACAACAGCGGCAGGCCTCCTTGCCTTAATTTCTCCAGCCCGGGTCCTTTGGGAAACAGCCAGCCCAGCAACAGCGTTTTCTCCATGCCAGCATCCAACGGCGGAGCGGTCGGTACGGCTGGGGGAGCACAGGGAGCAGCGAGACGTCCCAACCCACAGATGGGGCCTGGCGGGGGAGACAGCAACGGTGTTTCGAGCGGAGCTCCGCCGACTGCGCAGAACTCCCTGCAGCAGTCCGCTGCGGCAGGTGCTGCGGCAGCCGGAGTCATGGCCACCCCGGCGTCTAACATGGCAACCAACCCAGCGTCAAATGCGTCGGCGTCGGCAGCACCTACCGCTACTCCGGCAGCTGCGTCTGTGCTGGTCTACCGAGAGCCAGTGTACAACTGGCAGGCGACGAAGAGCACCGTCAAGGAGAGATTTGCTTTCCTCTTCAACAACGAAGTGCTCAGTGACGTTCATTTTTTAGTGGGCAAAGGAATGGGGGTTCAGAGGATACCTGCGCACAG GTTTGTTCTGGCTGTGGGGAGCGCAGTATTCGATGCAATGTTCAACGGTGGGATGGCGACGACCTCAACGGAAATCGAGCTTCCTGATGTGGAGCCAGCTGCCTTTCTGGCCCTGCTAAA GTTTCTCTACTCGGATGAAGTCCAGATCGGGCCTGAGACGGTGATGACCACACTATATACAGCTAAAAAGTATGCAGTACCAGCACTGGAGGCTCACTGTGTGGAGTTCCTCAAGAAGAACCTGAGAGCAGACAATGCTTTCATGCTGCTCACACAG GCACGGTTGTTTGATGAGCCTCAGCTTGCCAGTCTCTGCCTGGAGAACATCGATAAGAACACTGGAGATGCTCTCGCCGCTGAAGGCTTTACGGACATAGATTTGG ATACATTGGTGGCAGTGCTGGAGAGGGATACTCTCGGGGTGAGGGAGGTGCGTTTGTTTGGTGCAGCGGTGCGCTGGGCAGAGGCAGAGGCTCACAGGCAGCAGTTGCAGCCCACACCCGAGAACAAACGCAAAGTGCTGGGCAAAGCTCTCACACTCATCCGCTTTCCTCTCATGACCATTGAGGAGTTTGCTGCAG GTCCAGCCCAGTCCAGTATTCTGACGGACCGAGAGGTGGTGAGTCTCTTCCTCCACTTCACAGTAAACCCAAAGCCTCGCGTGGAATTCATTGACAGGCCTCGCTGCTGCCTCCGCGGGAAGGAGTGCAGCATCACACGTTTTGGACAGGTGGAGAGCCGCTGGGGTTACAGCGGGACAAGCGACCGCATAAG GTTTTCAGTAAACAGAAGGATATTTGTGGTTGGGTTCGGCCTCTACGGCTCTATACACGGACCCACAGACTACCAAGTCAACATACAG atcatacacacagacagcaaCACGGTGCTGGGCCAGAATGATACAGGCTTCAGCTGTGACGGGTCAGCCAACACCTTCAGAGTCATGTTCAAAGAACCAGTGGAGATTTTACCCAACGTCAACTACACTGCCTGTGCTACGCTGAAG GGCCCGGACTCTCATTATGGGACTAAGGGAATGCGAAAGGTAACACACGAGTCATCATCCACTGGCACAAAGACGTGTTTCACCTTCTGCTACGCGGCAGGCAACAACAACGGCACTTCTGTAGAGGACGGACAGATTCCTGAGGTCATCTTCTACACATAG